In a genomic window of Blattabacterium cuenoti:
- a CDS encoding Lrp/AsnC family transcriptional regulator, translating to MILRYNTDEIDNTIVRKLNINARIPYTEISKQISKEIKPLSVGTVHVRVKKLENAGIIKGSTLVIGYESLGFHLIAFVGILSNSRESKFVKEELKKIPNIVQLYITSGKYNLFCRIIARDPSDARDVISKIGEIKGVLRTESTICLEESINDENRLLSNILQKNKTFYKYKKKT from the coding sequence ATGATTCTAAGATATAACACAGACGAAATTGATAATACCATTGTTAGAAAATTAAATATAAATGCTAGAATTCCTTATACTGAAATTAGCAAACAAATCAGCAAAGAAATTAAACCATTATCTGTTGGAACCGTTCATGTCAGAGTGAAAAAATTGGAAAATGCGGGAATTATCAAAGGAAGTACATTAGTCATAGGTTATGAGTCTTTAGGTTTTCATTTAATAGCTTTTGTAGGGATTTTGTCAAATTCTCGTGAATCAAAATTCGTAAAAGAAGAATTGAAAAAAATTCCAAATATAGTTCAACTGTATATTACTTCAGGTAAATATAATTTATTTTGTAGAATTATTGCTAGAGATCCTTCAGATGCAAGAGATGTGATTTCAAAAATAGGAGAAATAAAAGGAGTGCTTAGAACAGAATCTACCATTTGTTTAGAAGAAAGTATAAATGACGAAAATAGATTGTTATCCAATATTTTACAAAAAAATAAAACATTTTATAAGTATAAAAAAAAGACATAA
- a CDS encoding HD family phosphohydrolase: MDNFFKLYNKNIVHRTLVLIVTILLLTFFFPKKEFFKYKFSEGEIWSYENLYSPFNFLVPKNDQDLNLEIKELKKNQEIFCIQNEKIVENIKKKLRKISFLRKKKHYNKIVRIINVIYKYGYIENYDNFLKRNKIHTIYIKKDKKWIPISYKKIFTHEKVSNFIKNNFQKKNQNQRIKNLRKFLRKIIIPNFFYSQYYTDFFFQRKIQSIQKIKYSFKKGDNIIKNNEIVNKNKFKILSFFKKEYESKIWNKKKYYCLIIGHFLTISIVFSIFILYVFYFENKTFHNNREVNFLIISILLISLITVIILKHHSKILYIIPFCILPISVRVFFNFNLSIFIHLITILLLSLITPNSFEFIFIQVVAGFLVLLTKRNISKMENLFIAIVKIIMTYIITFSLLTLIRDGSLGKISLYTFSLFFFSGILTLFVHPLIFLFEKLLNLISDTSLLELSDTNKPILRLLSKKAPGTLQHVLTVANIAEEAAVAIGANSLLVKIGAIYHDIGKIKNPIYFTENQCNNIINPHNKLSPKESAKIILEHVSIGIQLAKKYHLPDLITDFIRTHHGNSIVYYFYDKQKKIYPNIKVDKKQFQYSGPKPFSKETAIVMIADSVEAASKSIKNPSNKDLENLVENIIKKQKIENQFSNVNITLKEIEKVKKVMKKKLKNIYHTRIEYPNV, from the coding sequence ATGGACAACTTCTTCAAATTATATAATAAAAATATTGTACATAGAACTTTAGTTTTAATTGTTACAATCTTATTACTGACATTTTTTTTCCCAAAAAAAGAATTTTTTAAGTATAAGTTTTCAGAAGGAGAAATTTGGTCTTATGAGAATTTATATTCTCCATTTAATTTTTTAGTACCGAAAAATGATCAAGATTTAAATTTAGAAATCAAAGAACTAAAAAAAAATCAAGAAATATTTTGTATACAAAATGAAAAGATAGTAGAAAACATAAAAAAAAAGTTAAGAAAAATTTCATTTTTACGGAAAAAAAAACATTACAATAAAATTGTTCGAATAATTAATGTAATATATAAATATGGATATATAGAAAATTATGATAATTTTCTAAAACGAAATAAAATTCACACAATTTATATTAAAAAGGATAAAAAATGGATTCCAATTTCATATAAAAAAATTTTCACTCATGAAAAAGTTAGTAATTTTATCAAAAATAATTTTCAAAAAAAAAATCAAAATCAACGTATCAAAAATTTAAGAAAATTTTTAAGAAAAATCATTATTCCCAATTTTTTTTACAGTCAGTATTATACTGATTTTTTCTTTCAAAGAAAAATTCAATCCATACAAAAAATTAAATATTCCTTTAAAAAAGGAGATAATATTATTAAAAATAATGAAATTGTAAATAAAAATAAATTTAAAATTTTATCTTTTTTCAAAAAAGAATATGAAAGTAAAATATGGAATAAAAAAAAATATTATTGTCTTATTATAGGACATTTTTTAACAATAAGCATTGTATTTTCCATATTTATATTATATGTTTTTTATTTTGAAAATAAAACATTTCATAATAATAGAGAAGTAAACTTTTTAATTATAAGTATATTATTAATATCATTAATTACCGTTATAATTTTAAAACATCATTCAAAAATATTATATATAATCCCCTTTTGTATACTTCCCATAAGCGTACGTGTTTTTTTTAATTTCAATTTAAGTATTTTTATTCATTTAATAACCATCTTATTATTATCCCTAATTACGCCAAATAGTTTCGAATTTATTTTTATTCAAGTTGTTGCAGGTTTTTTAGTTTTGTTAACAAAAAGAAATATTTCAAAAATGGAAAACCTTTTTATTGCTATAGTAAAAATAATTATGACTTATATTATTACTTTTAGTTTGCTTACTCTAATCAGAGATGGATCTTTAGGGAAAATTTCTTTGTATACTTTTTCCTTATTTTTTTTTAGTGGAATTTTAACATTATTTGTTCATCCACTAATATTTCTTTTTGAAAAACTATTGAATTTAATTTCAGATACTTCGTTATTAGAACTATCTGACACTAATAAACCTATATTAAGATTATTATCTAAAAAAGCCCCAGGAACTTTACAACATGTTCTAACAGTAGCTAACATTGCAGAGGAAGCGGCTGTTGCAATTGGGGCTAATTCTTTATTAGTAAAAATAGGTGCTATTTACCATGATATTGGTAAAATAAAAAATCCTATATATTTTACTGAAAATCAGTGTAATAATATAATTAACCCTCATAATAAATTAAGTCCAAAAGAAAGCGCTAAGATTATTTTGGAACATGTATCAATAGGAATTCAACTTGCAAAAAAGTATCATTTACCTGATCTTATTACTGATTTTATAAGGACTCATCATGGAAATAGTATTGTTTATTATTTTTATGACAAACAAAAAAAAATATATCCAAATATAAAAGTGGATAAAAAACAATTTCAGTATTCTGGCCCTAAACCTTTTTCAAAAGAAACTGCTATTGTAATGATAGCTGATTCTGTAGAAGCTGCTTCAAAAAGTATCAAAAATCCATCAAATAAAGATTTAGAAAATTTGGTAGAAAATATAATAAAAAAACAAAAAATAGAAAATCAATTTTCTAACGTAAATATAACTTTAAAAGAAATAGAAAAAGTAAAAAAAGTTATGAAAAAAAAATTAAAAAATATTTATCACACTAGAATAGAATATCCTAATGTTTAA
- the clpP gene encoding ATP-dependent Clp endopeptidase proteolytic subunit ClpP, translating into MNYQKKSEDFMLYATKHKKISSLTINDYIKFMTPYIVEERKLNVAQMDVFSRLMMDRVIFLGTAIEDQVANIVQAQLLFLQSVDNTKDIQIYINSPGGDVYAGLGIYDTMQIVEPDIATICTGMAASMAAILLCAGVKNKRSALKHSRIMIHQPIGGAQGQASDIEITVREIIKLKKDLYEIISKHSGLPIDKIEKDSDRDYWMTSVEAKEYGMIDEILEGKK; encoded by the coding sequence ATGAATTATCAAAAAAAATCAGAAGATTTTATGCTATATGCAACAAAACATAAGAAAATAAGTAGTTTAACAATTAATGATTACATTAAGTTTATGACTCCTTATATTGTTGAAGAAAGAAAATTAAATGTGGCTCAGATGGATGTTTTTTCTCGTTTAATGATGGACAGAGTTATTTTTTTGGGAACAGCAATAGAGGATCAGGTTGCTAACATAGTACAAGCTCAATTATTATTTTTACAGTCTGTGGATAATACAAAAGATATACAAATCTATATTAATTCTCCAGGAGGAGACGTTTATGCTGGTTTAGGAATATATGACACAATGCAAATTGTAGAACCAGATATAGCAACTATTTGCACTGGTATGGCTGCATCTATGGCCGCTATACTTCTTTGTGCAGGAGTAAAAAATAAGAGGTCTGCATTAAAACATTCTAGGATTATGATTCATCAACCTATAGGAGGGGCACAAGGTCAAGCTTCGGATATTGAAATAACAGTACGTGAAATTATAAAATTAAAAAAAGATCTTTATGAGATTATATCGAAACATTCAGGGTTACCTATAGATAAAATAGAAAAAGATTCAGATCGGGATTACTGGATGACTTCTGTGGAAGCAAAAGAATATGGAATGATAGATGAGATATTAGAAGGAAAAAAATAA
- a CDS encoding lipopolysaccharide biosynthesis protein — MNLYKKLAIQTIIYSIGFIFPRIINYVFLKFFTAFFKREEFSLYTDMYALSFILIGFLSFGLENTYFRFLYKKNYNKEIVFSTIVIIQLLISSFFLIVSMILIKYISYIAGYQEHPEYFFMFFLIIFFDTICSLPMAWLRANNKPLHYSTINIINTLTQSLMITYLFFFCENVHIKKNSFFFIKWFSSFTDKIGYIFFANVISSLGNLFLILPIILKKVTIKKFNKTLAMSMLNYGIPIMLGTIAFSINENLDKILIKRWMSDDVNGSYSACYKIATFMNFYIRIFRLGIEPFFFKKSGDSNAMDYYEEIIYVFILFGLVFYVMVCGNINIFMKFLIDKKYHSAVSIIPVIMMGNLFLGVYTNLSIFYKIIDKPIIGTYISLIGVLITFLFNVIFIIMPNNSFMIPAWGTLISYGSMLVVLYIWGKKKFFKFCNKKIKNIIMHFLFALFIVFVTEKKMKFGLLLQFLYLIIIFFSEKKRLIYLIK; from the coding sequence TTGAATTTATATAAAAAATTAGCCATACAAACTATTATTTATTCCATAGGGTTCATATTTCCTAGAATCATTAATTATGTTTTTTTAAAATTTTTTACTGCTTTTTTTAAAAGAGAAGAATTTTCTCTTTACACAGACATGTATGCGTTATCTTTTATCCTCATAGGTTTTCTTTCTTTTGGTTTAGAAAATACCTATTTTAGATTTTTGTACAAAAAAAATTATAATAAAGAAATTGTTTTTTCAACCATAGTTATAATACAATTATTAATTAGTTCTTTTTTTTTAATAGTTTCTATGATTTTGATAAAATACATATCTTATATTGCTGGTTATCAAGAACATCCAGAATATTTTTTCATGTTTTTTTTAATTATATTTTTTGATACAATTTGTAGTCTTCCTATGGCTTGGCTTCGTGCAAATAATAAGCCTTTACATTATTCTACAATAAATATTATAAATACATTGACACAATCACTCATGATAACATATTTATTTTTTTTTTGTGAAAATGTTCATATAAAAAAAAATTCCTTTTTTTTTATTAAATGGTTTAGTTCTTTTACAGATAAAATAGGTTATATATTTTTTGCAAATGTGATTTCTTCTTTAGGAAATTTATTTTTAATTCTCCCCATTATTTTAAAAAAAGTAACTATAAAAAAATTCAATAAGACTCTTGCTATGAGTATGTTAAATTATGGAATTCCTATAATGTTAGGAACTATTGCATTTTCTATAAATGAAAATTTAGATAAAATTTTGATTAAAAGATGGATGTCAGATGATGTTAATGGATCTTATTCTGCTTGTTATAAAATAGCAACTTTCATGAATTTTTATATTAGAATTTTTAGATTAGGAATTGAACCTTTTTTTTTTAAAAAATCTGGTGACTCCAACGCAATGGATTATTATGAAGAAATTATTTATGTGTTTATTCTATTTGGATTAGTCTTTTATGTAATGGTATGTGGAAATATAAATATTTTTATGAAATTTTTAATTGATAAAAAATATCATTCGGCTGTTTCTATTATTCCTGTAATAATGATGGGAAATTTATTTTTGGGTGTTTATACTAATTTATCCATCTTTTACAAGATTATAGATAAACCTATTATTGGAACTTATATATCCTTAATTGGTGTATTAATTACTTTTTTATTTAATGTTATTTTCATTATTATGCCTAATAATAGTTTTATGATTCCTGCTTGGGGAACCTTAATATCTTATGGATCTATGTTAGTAGTTCTGTATATTTGGGGGAAAAAAAAATTTTTTAAATTTTGCAATAAAAAAATAAAAAACATTATAATGCACTTTTTATTTGCACTTTTTATCGTATTTGTAACAGAAAAAAAAATGAAATTTGGCTTGTTATTACAATTTTTATATTTAATAATTATCTTTTTTTCTGAAAAAAAAAGGTTGATTTATTTGATTAAATAA
- a CDS encoding dCTP deaminase/dUTPase family protein: protein MRKEIIHQLVLTANIKKTTSINFLERKLISTGVFIQILKNIRYSFFLRKNLKKYICIIHLNKEHLNYKYKEIQIIIINVCFKNIKIEPYEKLLIIDLVKNVKIKWEQCSILNRSTRGSSCFGSTGI from the coding sequence TTGCGTAAAGAAATAATACATCAATTAGTTTTAACCGCTAATATAAAAAAAACTACTTCTATTAATTTTTTGGAAAGAAAATTGATTTCGACAGGAGTTTTTATCCAGATTTTGAAGAATATTAGATATTCTTTTTTTTTGAGAAAAAATTTGAAAAAATATATCTGTATAATTCATTTAAATAAAGAACATTTAAATTATAAATATAAAGAAATTCAAATAATTATAATAAACGTTTGTTTTAAAAACATAAAGATTGAACCTTATGAAAAATTGTTGATAATAGATCTTGTTAAGAATGTTAAAATAAAATGGGAACAATGTTCTATTTTAAATAGAAGCACGAGAGGAAGTAGTTGTTTCGGTAGCACTGGAATATAA
- a CDS encoding sugar phosphate nucleotidyltransferase, with protein sequence MKIIIPMAGKGSRLFPHTLNTPKPLIYIAGKTVLRRLLESLCNLIHIFSIQEIVFIIGNFGKKVEKQLIKLSHDMNINPVIYYQVDPLGTADALLKAKKSLTGEPILIAFSDSLFYHNFFEKEINNNNQVNNIIWTKKVKNPHLFGVVQCDSSEQITRFIEKPSNYISNLAIVGLYYFKNSLLLKKELESLLDHNNNEQEYQLTSVLENMRKKGEKFISKQIKKWMDFGNKKRTISSNSRILSIESNDSKLIHKKVIIKNSLIIKPCSIEENTNIEDSIIGPYVSIGKHTNIKNCTIKKSIIQNYTIIQYANLNYSIIGNHSVYVGGKEEKINLSDYSVIK encoded by the coding sequence ATGAAAATTATAATTCCTATGGCCGGAAAAGGATCTCGTCTTTTTCCGCATACTTTAAATACTCCTAAACCACTGATATATATAGCAGGAAAAACAGTTTTAAGAAGACTTTTGGAAAGTTTATGTAATCTGATTCATATTTTTTCCATACAAGAAATTGTTTTTATCATAGGAAATTTTGGAAAAAAAGTGGAAAAACAATTAATAAAATTATCTCATGATATGAATATAAACCCTGTTATATATTATCAAGTTGATCCACTTGGGACTGCAGATGCTTTATTGAAAGCTAAAAAATCTTTAACGGGAGAACCAATTCTTATTGCTTTTTCTGATTCTTTATTTTATCATAATTTTTTTGAGAAGGAAATTAATAACAATAATCAAGTAAATAATATTATATGGACAAAAAAAGTTAAAAATCCTCATTTATTTGGCGTTGTACAATGTGATTCTTCAGAACAAATTACTCGTTTTATAGAGAAACCTAGTAATTATATATCTAACCTTGCAATTGTAGGATTGTATTATTTTAAAAATAGCTTGCTTTTGAAAAAAGAATTAGAATCTTTATTAGATCATAACAATAATGAACAAGAGTATCAATTAACATCGGTTTTAGAAAATATGAGAAAAAAAGGAGAGAAATTTATTAGCAAACAAATTAAAAAGTGGATGGATTTTGGAAATAAAAAAAGAACTATTTCTTCAAATTCGAGAATATTATCCATTGAATCCAATGATTCTAAATTAATTCATAAAAAAGTCATTATAAAAAATAGTTTAATTATAAAACCTTGTTCAATAGAAGAAAACACAAATATTGAAGATAGTATTATAGGACCTTATGTTTCAATAGGTAAACATACTAACATAAAGAACTGTACTATAAAAAAGTCTATAATTCAAAATTATACAATTATTCAATATGCAAACTTGAATTATTCAATAATAGGAAATCATTCTGTATATGTAGGAGGAAAAGAAGAAAAAATAAATTTAAGTGACTATTCTGTGATCAAATGA
- a CDS encoding Sec-independent protein translocase subunit TatA/TatB: MDFISIFFSIILGTFGTTEIVVIIILALLLFGGKKIPELMRGLGTGLKEFKKASESEEEDSKKE, from the coding sequence ATGGATTTTATTTCTATTTTTTTTTCTATAATACTTGGTACTTTTGGTACTACAGAAATTGTGGTTATTATCATTCTTGCACTTTTATTATTTGGAGGTAAAAAGATTCCAGAATTAATGAGAGGATTGGGGACTGGATTAAAAGAATTCAAAAAAGCATCTGAATCTGAAGAAGAAGATTCAAAAAAAGAATAA
- a CDS encoding lytic transglycosylase domain-containing protein: MGTTTIRNIIFFAFILKSLIIQSISKPFLEQKNAINFHKNIYKPKSDLNNIYIEKLWKKMLGRKKKYLSGKKFSHNRKKNIVIININAEKLKLRLNFLNQKSKIKILNYNSIVHAAVESYLRMDKYIGKIISLSDFYFPMFEEKLENHQLPKELKYLAIIESSLNPVVTSKAGAQGIWQFMPETGKIYNLNVNNVYDDRNDPIKSTEAACRYLKFLYKKIGNWELVLAAYNAGPGKVDKILQRHRNSKNFWELWEFFPRETQNYIPKFIAINYVMNYYKEHNISNHYPSLYKYKYTDTVLIPIKEKISLKLFAFNLNISYKDLILLNPQYLVDLIPSGNKLRLPKNKILLFKSKEVFFFSKKKL; this comes from the coding sequence ATGGGAACGACAACGATAAGAAATATTATTTTTTTTGCATTCATACTAAAAAGCTTGATAATTCAATCTATATCAAAGCCATTTTTAGAACAAAAAAATGCAATAAACTTCCATAAAAACATTTACAAACCCAAATCAGATTTAAATAACATATATATAGAAAAATTGTGGAAAAAAATGTTAGGAAGAAAGAAAAAATATTTATCTGGGAAAAAGTTTTCACATAATCGTAAAAAAAATATTGTTATTATCAATATTAATGCAGAAAAACTGAAATTAAGATTAAATTTTCTAAATCAAAAATCTAAAATTAAAATACTAAACTACAATAGTATTGTACATGCTGCTGTAGAAAGTTATCTTCGTATGGATAAATATATAGGGAAAATCATTTCATTATCAGATTTTTATTTTCCTATGTTTGAAGAAAAACTTGAAAATCACCAACTTCCAAAAGAATTAAAATATTTAGCTATTATAGAATCAAGTTTAAATCCAGTTGTAACTTCTAAAGCAGGAGCGCAAGGCATTTGGCAATTTATGCCTGAAACTGGAAAAATATACAATCTTAATGTTAATAATGTTTATGACGATAGAAATGATCCTATTAAATCTACGGAAGCAGCTTGTCGATATTTAAAATTTTTATATAAAAAAATAGGAAATTGGGAATTAGTTTTAGCCGCTTATAATGCAGGTCCTGGAAAAGTTGATAAGATATTACAACGTCATAGAAATAGTAAAAATTTTTGGGAATTATGGGAATTTTTTCCTAGAGAAACTCAAAATTATATTCCAAAATTTATTGCCATAAACTATGTAATGAATTATTATAAGGAACATAATATTTCTAATCACTACCCTTCTCTCTACAAATATAAATATACAGATACTGTATTAATTCCTATAAAGGAAAAAATTTCTTTGAAGCTTTTTGCTTTTAATTTAAATATTTCTTACAAAGATTTAATCCTTCTTAATCCTCAATATCTTGTAGACCTTATTCCTTCTGGAAATAAATTAAGATTGCCAAAAAATAAAATTTTACTTTTTAAAAGTAAAGAAGTGTTTTTTTTTTCCAAAAAGAAACTATAA
- the recA gene encoding recombinase RecA, with the protein MNEKIEKKRKSLQLVLDKMDKMYGKGTVMQMGDSHIENIEIISSGSLSLDIALGIKGFPKGRIIEIFGPESSGKTTLALHSITQSQKLGGFASFIDVEHAFDPVYAQKIGVNIKELIISQPDNGEQALEIVDNLIRSGVIDIIVVDSVAALTPKSEIEGEMGDSKIGLQARLMSQALRKMTSSIGKSKSILIFINQLREKIGVYGNPEVTTGGNALKFYSSIRLDIRKGNQIKDGEKILGNRTKVKVVKNKLSPPFKIAEFDILYGEGISKIGEILDLGVDLGIINKNASWFRYGNIKLGQGRDSVREFLKGKENIINEIQQNIYKKNI; encoded by the coding sequence ATGAACGAAAAAATTGAAAAAAAAAGAAAATCCTTACAACTTGTTTTGGATAAAATGGATAAAATGTATGGAAAAGGAACTGTAATGCAAATGGGAGATTCTCATATAGAGAACATAGAAATTATTTCCTCTGGATCTTTAAGTTTAGATATTGCTTTAGGAATAAAAGGATTTCCAAAAGGTCGTATTATTGAAATATTTGGACCAGAATCTTCTGGAAAAACCACTTTAGCTTTACATTCTATAACTCAATCTCAAAAATTAGGAGGTTTCGCCAGTTTTATTGATGTAGAACACGCGTTTGATCCTGTTTATGCTCAGAAAATAGGAGTAAATATAAAAGAATTAATAATATCTCAACCCGATAATGGAGAACAAGCACTAGAAATTGTAGATAACCTAATTAGGTCTGGTGTAATTGATATAATAGTAGTTGATTCTGTAGCGGCTTTAACACCTAAAAGTGAAATAGAAGGAGAAATGGGAGATTCCAAAATAGGATTACAAGCAAGATTAATGTCTCAAGCCTTGAGAAAGATGACTTCAAGTATAGGAAAATCTAAAAGCATACTTATATTTATTAATCAACTTAGAGAAAAAATAGGAGTTTATGGAAATCCAGAAGTAACAACAGGAGGTAATGCCTTAAAATTTTATTCTTCAATACGATTAGATATTAGAAAAGGGAATCAAATCAAAGACGGGGAAAAAATATTAGGGAATAGAACAAAAGTAAAAGTAGTGAAAAATAAATTATCTCCTCCTTTTAAAATCGCAGAATTTGATATTTTATATGGAGAAGGAATTTCCAAAATAGGAGAAATTTTGGATCTAGGAGTAGATTTAGGGATTATTAACAAAAATGCATCTTGGTTTAGGTATGGAAATATTAAATTAGGTCAAGGAAGAGATTCTGTAAGAGAATTTTTAAAAGGAAAAGAAAATATCATAAATGAAATACAACAAAATATATACAAAAAAAATATATGA
- a CDS encoding MBL fold metallo-hydrolase produces the protein MKITFLGTGTSQGIPVIGSTHPVCLSKNSKDKRLRSSILIEKDKKNFLIDCSPDFRYQMLINNYRKLDAIFMTHEHQDHIGGLDDIRPVSFIMNKPIPIYGLRRVIENIKKRFFYIFSKNQKLNVSRISVHELDDYKKFFSVENYKIFPLSIWHGYLPILGFRMENFAYITDASNIPIQTVQKLKGINTLVLNILRKVVKNPFSFMLSETLNIIQKIKPKKTYLTHINHTFGFHEEIEKQLPKNVHIAYDGLIIYE, from the coding sequence ATGAAAATTACTTTTTTGGGAACTGGTACTTCTCAGGGTATTCCCGTTATTGGATCCACACATCCGGTGTGTTTATCTAAAAATTCAAAAGATAAAAGACTAAGAAGTTCTATTTTAATTGAAAAAGATAAAAAGAATTTTTTAATAGATTGTAGCCCAGATTTTCGTTATCAAATGTTAATAAATAATTATAGAAAATTGGACGCTATCTTTATGACACATGAACATCAAGATCATATAGGTGGATTAGATGATATAAGACCAGTAAGTTTTATTATGAACAAACCTATTCCTATTTACGGTTTACGTAGAGTTATAGAAAATATAAAAAAAAGATTTTTTTATATTTTTTCAAAGAATCAAAAACTAAACGTTTCAAGAATTTCTGTCCATGAATTAGATGATTATAAAAAATTTTTTTCCGTAGAAAATTACAAAATTTTTCCTTTATCTATATGGCATGGATATTTACCTATTTTAGGTTTTCGAATGGAAAATTTTGCTTATATCACGGATGCTAGCAATATTCCTATTCAAACAGTACAAAAATTAAAGGGAATTAATACTTTAGTTTTAAATATTTTAAGAAAAGTAGTAAAAAATCCTTTTTCTTTTATGCTTTCTGAAACTTTGAACATTATCCAAAAAATTAAACCAAAAAAAACTTATTTAACACATATTAACCATACATTTGGATTTCACGAAGAAATAGAAAAACAATTACCTAAAAACGTACATATAGCTTATGATGGATTAATTATATATGAATGA